From Calditrichia bacterium, the proteins below share one genomic window:
- a CDS encoding long-chain fatty acid--CoA ligase, whose product MMNGHFDWAAKWAMYLPNKIALKEIGSGRSLTYRQINNLGNSYANYFKNQWHVKKGDRIAIIAETCLEYMMLLSAAQKTGAILVPLNYRLSSRELDYLLGDAEPTVVLYQEKYLESIMDCPNFRKIPVHVPLESSGALSYEMRDTFNETPQPVEITEDDPVLILYTSGTTGFPKGAIYTHKMMFWNSENTALRLGLTDGDRTINVMPFFHTGGWNVLQTPFLHRGATVAMLPKFDAELVLDLLESEQITIFMGVPTMLKMMADAARFESVNLSALRYFIVGGEAMPLPLIEKWHNKGVPIRQGYGLTEFGPNVTSLHQDDAVRKMGSIGKPNFYIDIKIVDDNENPVAANEIGEFCLKGPTCTPGYWNNPEATAAAIKDGWFFTGDYVRQDADGYIYVVDRKKNMYISGGENVYPTEVEKFLRTHPEIADVAIIGVPDEKWGESGKAFVVRAAGSQLTAADILAFCKGNLAKFKIPKYISFLPELPKGDTGKIDRKQLKNID is encoded by the coding sequence ATGATGAATGGACATTTCGACTGGGCAGCAAAATGGGCGATGTATCTGCCAAACAAAATTGCGCTGAAAGAAATCGGCAGCGGCAGATCGCTAACCTATCGGCAAATCAATAACTTAGGCAATTCATACGCCAATTATTTTAAGAATCAATGGCACGTCAAAAAGGGTGACCGGATCGCCATTATCGCAGAAACCTGCCTCGAATACATGATGTTGCTCAGCGCCGCTCAAAAAACCGGCGCGATTCTCGTACCGTTGAATTACCGGCTGTCGTCCCGCGAGCTTGATTATCTGTTGGGCGATGCCGAACCGACAGTCGTTCTCTATCAGGAAAAATATCTCGAATCGATCATGGATTGCCCGAATTTCCGGAAAATCCCGGTGCACGTTCCGCTGGAGAGTTCCGGCGCGCTGTCGTACGAAATGCGCGACACATTCAACGAAACACCGCAACCTGTTGAAATTACTGAAGATGACCCGGTGCTGATTCTTTACACATCCGGCACAACCGGCTTCCCGAAAGGGGCAATTTACACCCACAAAATGATGTTCTGGAACAGCGAAAATACCGCACTGCGGTTGGGACTCACAGACGGGGATCGCACCATAAATGTGATGCCGTTTTTCCACACCGGCGGCTGGAACGTGCTGCAAACCCCGTTTTTACATCGCGGCGCAACCGTGGCAATGCTCCCCAAATTTGACGCGGAATTGGTGCTGGATCTGCTCGAATCTGAGCAAATCACCATTTTTATGGGTGTGCCAACCATGCTCAAAATGATGGCGGATGCCGCCCGTTTCGAATCGGTGAACCTTTCCGCGCTGCGCTATTTTATCGTTGGCGGCGAAGCCATGCCGCTGCCGCTCATCGAAAAATGGCACAACAAAGGCGTGCCCATCCGGCAGGGTTACGGGCTGACGGAGTTTGGTCCGAACGTGACCAGCTTGCATCAGGATGACGCAGTCCGCAAAATGGGCTCCATCGGTAAACCCAATTTTTACATAGACATAAAGATTGTTGACGACAACGAAAATCCCGTTGCGGCAAACGAAATCGGCGAGTTCTGTCTGAAAGGGCCAACCTGCACACCGGGTTATTGGAACAACCCGGAAGCCACCGCAGCGGCGATAAAAGATGGCTGGTTTTTCACCGGCGATTACGTCCGGCAGGATGCGGACGGCTACATTTACGTGGTCGATCGCAAAAAAAATATGTATATCTCCGGCGGCGAAAATGTGTATCCCACCGAAGTGGAAAAATTTTTGCGAACCCACCCGGAAATCGCGGATGTGGCCATCATCGGTGTACCGGATGAAAAATGGGGCGAATCCGGCAAAGCGTTTGTCGTCCGGGCAGCCGGATCGCAGCTTACCGCAGCGGATATTTTAGCGTTCTGCAAAGGGAATCTGGCGAAATTCAAGATTCCCAAATACATCAGTTTTTTGCCGGAACTGCCCAAAGGCGATACCGGAAAAATTGACCGTAAACAATTGAAAAACATCGATTAA
- the lpxD gene encoding UDP-3-O-(3-hydroxymyristoyl)glucosamine N-acyltransferase, translated as MPSYTLKYIAEKIGGKLVGNPALQIHNTAEIDKAGDGEITFLANPKYRSRLEQSNASAVIIDKRVDEPPSLPYIIAPDAYFGFLQALLLFNEPKQMLETGIHETAVVHSGANIGKNVKIGAHVYIGADVSIGDETEIFPNCVILDGSKIGSSCRLYPLASVREDCVIGNRVIIHNGAVIGSDGFGFAPHEGVFHKIPQVGKVVIEDDVEIGANCTIDRATLGETRICNGVKLDNLVHIAHNVVVGSHTVIAGQAGISGSTKIGSHNMIGGQVGIIGHITIGNGVQIAAQSGVSKKVEDGEVLFGSPARPIMKMKRIEASLDHLPEIRKHIRDLEKRLALLEKK; from the coding sequence ATGCCTTCGTACACATTAAAATATATTGCCGAAAAAATCGGCGGTAAACTGGTTGGAAATCCTGCGCTGCAAATCCACAACACCGCAGAAATTGATAAAGCGGGTGACGGCGAAATCACATTTTTGGCTAATCCCAAATATCGCTCACGGCTGGAGCAATCCAATGCATCCGCTGTTATCATTGATAAACGGGTTGATGAACCGCCCAGCCTGCCGTATATTATCGCGCCGGATGCCTATTTCGGGTTTTTGCAGGCGTTGTTATTGTTTAACGAACCCAAACAAATGCTCGAAACCGGTATTCACGAAACGGCTGTGGTTCATAGCGGTGCCAACATCGGAAAAAATGTCAAAATTGGCGCGCATGTTTACATCGGTGCGGATGTTTCCATTGGAGATGAGACCGAAATTTTCCCGAATTGTGTGATTTTGGATGGCAGTAAAATCGGCTCGAGTTGCCGGTTGTATCCGCTCGCCAGTGTCCGGGAGGATTGTGTGATCGGCAACCGCGTTATTATTCACAATGGTGCGGTTATCGGTAGCGACGGATTTGGCTTTGCCCCGCACGAAGGCGTATTTCACAAAATACCGCAGGTTGGCAAAGTAGTAATCGAAGATGACGTGGAAATTGGTGCAAACTGCACAATCGATCGCGCGACGCTCGGTGAAACCCGTATTTGCAATGGTGTAAAACTGGATAATTTGGTGCATATTGCGCATAATGTGGTTGTTGGTTCGCATACGGTAATTGCCGGACAAGCCGGTATTTCCGGCAGCACAAAAATCGGCTCACACAATATGATCGGTGGGCAAGTGGGAATAATCGGGCATATTACCATCGGCAATGGCGTGCAAATCGCCGCACAATCCGGTGTTTCCAAAAAAGTTGAAGATGGCGAGGTGCTGTTCGGTTCACCGGCGCGCCCGATCATGAAAATGAAACGCATCGAGGCATCGCTGGATCACCTGCCGGAAATCCGAAAACACATTCGTGATCTGGAAAAACGGTTGGCGTTGCTGGAAAAAAAATGA
- a CDS encoding sigma-70 family RNA polymerase sigma factor translates to MQDERLQIQQILNGDRAALKQLIEDHQRLVFVLIARMVHNPEDQRELAQEVFVKVYQKLASFRFECKLSTWIAKIAVNLATNYCRKNKLQLFSDMGNDAAFEMSEVVENNEFEKPADQSEQMEVTERDALIKKEVEALPDAYRMVLAMYHWQQFSYTEIAESLKMPEGTVKNYLFRARKLLKERLIKHNFIEEYLS, encoded by the coding sequence ATGCAGGACGAACGGTTACAGATACAGCAGATTTTGAACGGCGACAGAGCCGCGCTGAAACAATTGATCGAAGATCATCAGCGGCTGGTATTTGTACTGATCGCGCGGATGGTTCACAACCCGGAAGACCAGCGGGAGCTTGCGCAGGAAGTATTTGTAAAAGTGTATCAAAAGCTGGCGTCTTTTCGGTTTGAATGTAAACTGTCTACCTGGATTGCCAAAATTGCGGTTAATCTGGCGACCAATTATTGCCGGAAAAACAAGCTGCAACTGTTCAGCGATATGGGCAACGATGCAGCATTCGAAATGTCAGAAGTTGTTGAAAATAATGAGTTTGAGAAACCGGCAGATCAGTCCGAACAAATGGAAGTTACTGAGCGCGATGCACTGATCAAAAAAGAAGTTGAGGCATTGCCGGATGCCTACCGGATGGTTTTAGCGATGTATCATTGGCAACAATTCTCGTACACAGAAATTGCCGAATCGCTGAAAATGCCGGAAGGAACGGTCAAAAACTATCTTTTTCGCGCACGAAAATTGCTCAAAGAGCGATTGATAAAACACAATTTTATCGAGGAGTATTTGTCATGA
- a CDS encoding bifunctional UDP-3-O-[3-hydroxymyristoyl] N-acetylglucosamine deacetylase/3-hydroxyacyl-ACP dehydratase, producing the protein MAKKQQTIKTPASFTGIGLHTGERSTITFKPAPENYGIVFHRTDQENSVEVPALVDYVVQDNSIDSLRGTNLEKDGSRIYTVEHVLAAVAGLEIDNLLIELSAGEPPVGDGSAMPYVNVLLEAGIIEQDAPKNYLVVEETLHFQNDKRGIDMVALPLDDLRMTVMVDYQNPALGSQHSGLFSLENEFVTEFAPARTFCFLHEVEMLLDQGLIKGGSQNCAVVICDKELGDINEPKIKKALNMEGDVFVGENGLLNNRKMRFPNEPARHKLLDLLGDLFLVGAPIKGQILAARPGHQSNIELARRLREVYKKQRLTKKYQEVSTKGVIFDTKAIQKILPHRYPFLLVDKIVEFEPGKRIVGVKGVTVNEEFFQGHFPGHPIMPGVLLVEAMAQTGGIMMLDGAENTSDKVVYFMAMDKVRFRKPVFPGNQVVIECELLRRRSTSCKLYCKAFVDGELVAEGELMAAIMDR; encoded by the coding sequence ATGGCTAAAAAGCAACAGACCATCAAAACGCCGGCGTCTTTTACCGGAATTGGGTTACACACCGGGGAGCGGTCAACCATAACTTTTAAACCGGCGCCGGAAAATTATGGCATTGTTTTTCACCGGACGGATCAGGAAAATTCAGTCGAAGTGCCTGCGTTGGTCGATTACGTTGTGCAGGATAATTCGATCGACAGTTTGCGTGGCACAAATCTTGAAAAAGACGGATCGAGAATATACACCGTAGAACATGTTTTGGCGGCAGTTGCCGGATTGGAAATTGATAACCTGTTGATTGAGCTTTCTGCAGGCGAGCCACCGGTTGGCGATGGCAGCGCAATGCCTTATGTGAATGTGTTGCTGGAAGCCGGAATTATTGAACAGGATGCTCCCAAAAATTATCTTGTTGTTGAAGAAACACTCCACTTTCAGAATGACAAACGCGGCATTGACATGGTTGCGCTGCCGCTGGACGATTTGCGGATGACCGTGATGGTTGATTACCAAAATCCGGCGTTGGGCAGCCAACATTCCGGTTTATTTTCGTTGGAGAATGAATTTGTGACGGAATTTGCCCCGGCACGAACCTTCTGTTTTTTGCACGAAGTGGAAATGTTGCTGGATCAGGGCTTGATCAAAGGTGGCAGCCAGAACTGCGCTGTTGTCATATGCGATAAAGAATTGGGCGACATCAACGAGCCTAAAATCAAAAAAGCGCTGAATATGGAAGGCGATGTGTTCGTTGGTGAAAACGGCTTACTCAACAACCGCAAAATGCGTTTTCCGAATGAACCGGCGCGACACAAACTGCTGGATCTGCTCGGCGATTTATTTTTGGTGGGCGCACCCATCAAAGGGCAAATTTTAGCCGCCAGACCCGGGCATCAAAGTAACATCGAGCTTGCGCGGCGATTGCGGGAAGTTTATAAAAAACAAAGGCTTACAAAAAAATATCAGGAAGTTTCCACCAAAGGCGTCATCTTTGATACCAAAGCGATACAAAAGATTTTACCGCATCGCTACCCGTTTTTGCTGGTCGATAAAATAGTTGAATTCGAGCCCGGAAAACGGATTGTCGGCGTCAAAGGTGTTACTGTCAACGAAGAATTCTTTCAGGGGCATTTCCCCGGTCACCCGATAATGCCCGGCGTTTTGCTGGTTGAAGCCATGGCACAAACCGGCGGCATCATGATGCTGGATGGCGCAGAAAATACGTCGGACAAAGTGGTCTATTTTATGGCGATGGACAAAGTGCGTTTCCGTAAACCGGTGTTTCCCGGAAACCAGGTTGTGATCGAATGTGAACTGCTTCGGCGGCGCTCAACATCCTGTAAATTGTATTGCAAAGCCTTTGTTGATGGCGAACTGGTCGCCGAAGGCGAGTTGATGGCTGCGATCATGGATCGCTGA
- the lpxA gene encoding acyl-ACP--UDP-N-acetylglucosamine O-acyltransferase encodes MIHPTAIVHPDAKLGQDVEVGAFSIIEADVEIGEGCRIKSHVYIDSGTRLGQNVQIFSGAVLGTAPQDLKYNGEKTFLEVGDNTTIREYATLNRATDYSWKTIVGKNCLLMAYVHIAHDCIIGDNVIISNAVNMAGHVLIDKFAIIGGITAIHQFVHIGQHCMIGGGLRVPKDVPPYILAMGEPLQYGGLNSVGLTRRGFSAETLSNLKKAYKSVFRSSLTKKEAVAQLRADFPGCSEVQIVADFLENSERGVIRG; translated from the coding sequence ATTATCCATCCCACTGCTATTGTGCATCCGGACGCAAAATTGGGACAGGATGTAGAAGTTGGGGCGTTTTCCATTATCGAAGCAGATGTGGAAATCGGAGAGGGATGCCGGATTAAATCACATGTTTACATCGATTCCGGAACCCGTTTGGGACAAAATGTCCAGATTTTTAGCGGCGCTGTTTTGGGCACCGCTCCGCAGGACCTGAAATATAATGGCGAAAAAACCTTCCTCGAAGTTGGCGACAACACCACCATTCGTGAATACGCTACGCTCAATCGCGCAACCGATTACAGTTGGAAAACCATCGTCGGCAAAAATTGTTTGTTGATGGCATACGTCCACATAGCGCACGACTGCATCATTGGCGATAACGTGATTATTTCCAACGCCGTAAATATGGCCGGTCACGTGCTGATTGATAAATTTGCGATAATCGGTGGCATAACAGCGATTCACCAATTCGTGCACATCGGGCAACACTGCATGATTGGCGGCGGTTTGCGTGTGCCGAAAGACGTGCCGCCCTATATTCTGGCAATGGGCGAACCGCTGCAATACGGTGGTTTAAATTCGGTGGGTTTGACCCGTCGCGGTTTTTCGGCAGAAACTTTGAGCAATCTGAAAAAAGCTTACAAATCGGTTTTTCGCAGCAGCCTCACGAAAAAAGAAGCCGTTGCGCAACTCCGTGCTGATTTTCCCGGCTGTTCCGAGGTGCAAATTGTTGCGGATTTTCTGGAAAACAGCGAACGCGGCGTCATTCGAGGATAG
- a CDS encoding MaoC family dehydratase, whose protein sequence is MNTKSALKHNFSVGDTANVTKTFTREDVLRFAEISGDTNPIHVDENYAKNHMFGKCVVHGMLVASLFSGLLGQQLPGEGSVYLGQSLSFRAPVFIGDAVTASVEIIRIRADKPIVTLKTICKNQDGETVIEGEAVIKI, encoded by the coding sequence ATGAATACGAAGTCAGCACTCAAACACAACTTTTCCGTTGGCGATACAGCGAACGTGACAAAAACATTCACTCGGGAAGACGTGCTGCGTTTCGCGGAAATATCCGGCGACACCAACCCGATTCACGTCGATGAAAATTATGCGAAAAACCATATGTTCGGAAAATGCGTGGTGCACGGCATGCTCGTCGCCAGCTTGTTTTCCGGGTTACTCGGGCAGCAATTGCCCGGCGAAGGCTCGGTGTATCTCGGGCAATCCCTTAGTTTCCGCGCTCCGGTTTTTATCGGCGATGCGGTTACGGCTTCGGTGGAAATCATCCGCATCCGCGCTGATAAACCCATCGTAACGCTAAAAACCATTTGCAAAAATCAGGATGGCGAGACGGTTATCGAGGGCGAGGCTGTCATCAAAATTTGA
- a CDS encoding OmpH family outer membrane protein yields MKTNRLLIATFMMSIVFMLGMGSVNAQTKIRYIDSQKVLENYPAWQNVQKQLDDLKTKYETEFSQKQQSGQQLLEEVQSQSLLLSPEKKAEKEAQLQQLQIELERFYYEKLGPQGELYSKQEQMTKPIIDDINAVIKRIGEEEGYDLILDSVQGLLYAKPDLDITQRLLDELSKK; encoded by the coding sequence GTGAAAACAAATAGGCTTTTGATCGCAACATTTATGATGAGTATTGTTTTTATGTTGGGTATGGGAAGCGTAAATGCCCAAACCAAAATCCGGTATATCGATTCGCAAAAAGTGCTCGAAAATTATCCGGCATGGCAAAATGTCCAAAAACAATTGGACGATCTGAAAACCAAATATGAAACAGAATTCAGCCAGAAACAACAATCCGGACAGCAACTGCTGGAAGAAGTGCAAAGCCAGAGCCTGCTGTTGAGCCCTGAGAAAAAAGCTGAAAAAGAAGCCCAGCTTCAACAATTGCAGATTGAACTGGAACGCTTTTATTACGAAAAATTGGGTCCGCAAGGTGAACTTTACAGCAAACAAGAGCAAATGACCAAGCCGATTATCGACGATATTAATGCGGTTATCAAACGCATTGGCGAAGAAGAAGGCTACGACCTGATTCTCGATTCCGTCCAGGGCTTGCTTTATGCCAAACCTGATCTGGATATTACCCAGCGTTTGTTGGACGAACTCAGCAAAAAATAG
- a CDS encoding alpha/beta hydrolase, whose translation MKVFRIFALIILAGVVLTACPYDDLSPIEFEDLAYQYPVKKAQINDSVTVAYVDEGSGSETIIFVHGLGSYLPAWQKNIAELRNNYRCIAVDLPGYGKSSKGPYPIGMAFYADVLAQFLVKLDLPSATFAGHSMGGQIVMTLAIQKPEAVNKLILVDPAGIETFTPGEKDWFKQVVTKAGVALTTPQQIRANIVANFNNMPKDAEFMVVDRIRLRGATDFDKYCLAIEQSVAGMVDEPVFDYLGEISQPTLVIFGENDNLIPNPYLHGGKSASIGKIAEEKIPNSKLVMIENCGHFAQFEQPEAVNQAIVSFIK comes from the coding sequence ATGAAAGTATTTCGGATTTTCGCGCTGATCATCCTCGCAGGTGTAGTGCTAACTGCCTGTCCCTACGATGACTTATCGCCGATCGAATTTGAGGATTTGGCATATCAGTATCCGGTCAAAAAAGCCCAGATCAACGATAGCGTGACCGTCGCGTATGTGGATGAAGGCAGCGGCAGCGAAACCATTATTTTTGTTCACGGGCTGGGCAGCTATTTGCCGGCGTGGCAAAAAAATATCGCTGAGCTACGCAACAATTACCGCTGCATTGCGGTGGATTTGCCCGGCTACGGTAAATCGAGCAAAGGTCCCTATCCCATCGGGATGGCGTTTTATGCGGATGTGCTGGCACAATTTCTGGTGAAACTGGATCTCCCGAGCGCCACCTTCGCCGGGCACTCGATGGGCGGACAGATTGTGATGACGCTGGCAATTCAAAAGCCGGAAGCGGTCAACAAACTGATTCTGGTCGATCCTGCCGGTATCGAAACATTCACGCCGGGCGAAAAAGATTGGTTCAAACAAGTTGTCACCAAAGCCGGTGTGGCACTGACAACGCCGCAGCAAATCCGGGCGAATATCGTTGCAAATTTTAACAATATGCCAAAAGACGCGGAATTTATGGTGGTCGATCGCATCCGTTTGCGCGGCGCAACAGATTTCGACAAATACTGTTTGGCAATCGAACAGTCTGTTGCCGGAATGGTTGACGAGCCGGTTTTCGATTATCTCGGCGAAATTTCCCAGCCAACGCTGGTCATTTTTGGTGAGAATGACAACCTGATTCCCAATCCTTATTTGCACGGCGGAAAATCAGCATCGATCGGCAAAATTGCCGAAGAAAAAATCCCCAATAGCAAACTGGTGATGATTGAAAATTGCGGGCACTTCGCCCAATTCGAACAGCCGGAAGCTGTAAATCAGGCGATTGTATCGTTTATCAAATAG
- a CDS encoding T9SS type A sorting domain-containing protein, whose translation MTGNCRSNFRWKNYPNPFNPSTRIAFELPTAATVKLTVFNLAGQEVAKLVNEQRNAGRHEITFEAGNLPSGIYFYRIQAGNYISTRKMMLVR comes from the coding sequence ATGACGGGCAATTGCCGGTCGAATTTTCGCTGGAAAAATTACCCGAACCCGTTCAACCCGTCCACGCGAATTGCGTTTGAATTGCCCACGGCGGCAACCGTCAAACTGACTGTTTTCAATTTGGCCGGTCAGGAAGTTGCCAAACTGGTCAACGAACAGCGCAACGCCGGTCGCCACGAAATTACATTTGAAGCCGGCAATCTGCCGAGCGGCATCTATTTTTACAGAATTCAGGCCGGAAACTACATTTCGACCCGTAAAATGATGCTCGTTAGATAA
- a CDS encoding GNAT family N-acetyltransferase: MTTISHAAKMHWNYPPEWMDLWKNDLVISAEYIRKHSVMKLVAGDEIAGFCAIESAENSYEITHLWIHPKFIGNGFGTKLLNETIMAVVKPGATIYVVADPNAEAFYRRMAFETVGKTESLPKGRFLPVMQKIYRATGDA; encoded by the coding sequence TTGACAACCATTAGCCACGCCGCAAAAATGCACTGGAATTATCCGCCGGAGTGGATGGATTTGTGGAAAAATGATCTGGTAATTTCCGCTGAATATATCCGTAAACATTCGGTGATGAAGCTGGTTGCCGGTGATGAAATCGCCGGATTTTGCGCCATCGAATCCGCCGAAAACAGTTATGAAATTACCCATCTTTGGATTCATCCGAAATTTATCGGAAACGGATTTGGAACAAAATTATTAAACGAAACTATAATGGCTGTTGTAAAACCGGGTGCAACGATTTATGTGGTTGCGGATCCGAATGCGGAAGCTTTCTATCGTCGAATGGCATTTGAAACCGTTGGTAAAACGGAAAGCCTTCCCAAAGGTCGATTTCTACCGGTAATGCAAAAAATTTACCGGGCTACCGGCGACGCATGA
- the bamA gene encoding outer membrane protein assembly factor BamA, with translation MNFRERWKHFLIIFACVAVAGISTAHAQQTQQFRINTIKIEGNETADSTLILLNSGLIRSSYVSGDNIQRAIRNLWQLNIFSNVQVLAERQSGNNIDLIIRVEEYPRLEGWTVVGNDKLKKKEIDKEIGFYRGMVFTPFAVYKAQRDLVKKYKDEGYLLATVSIDTSFSENDRVIANLNVKEGKKVQIKRIQVLGAEELDPKDLRKSFKEIKEKRWWRGADFDREKYETDQQNLLAFCRKNGFRDAEIVRDSIYYSEDKRDLFIDVYIEEGRRYYFGDVSFEGNTVFTEPILRTQLLFEKGDIYNQEDFEKSIRENIQNLYYNQGYLFANILPLEVPVSEDTVDIKIRINEGNVVRIKEIIVKGNTKTNEKVVRREFKIFPGDVFNRSKLERSVRDVWVLNYFANVVPDVKLLPDDEEHVNLEVTIEERSTDTANMSAGYSQRDGFIGSVGFSLNNFSLKRPLTGGDGQRLTFQWDFGRYYRNLSLSFIEPWTFGSTTLTGFSIFSTRYNGSFRPWDGEERGGSVQLGRRFRWPDNYFRGDWILRIAENRILEVRNEELLNRFLFARENSMQISLTQVIRRDSRNRPEFPTAGSVFNLRTKLAGGPLQGDEDFIKNDFTLEWYVPMKYGLVFFLENRMASIAGLTKGYYINPNELFFMGGSGLGFSESLRGYDDGRVGPTSGGTAMARFTAEVRFPIAPNPTIFGLMFMEAGNVWDNFSEADFSTLKRSIGFGARLFMPLLGIIGVDFGYGYDYYDNLGNRKGDWKVHFKFGQF, from the coding sequence ATGAATTTTCGAGAACGCTGGAAACATTTTTTAATCATTTTCGCATGTGTTGCGGTAGCTGGAATATCTACTGCTCATGCGCAGCAAACACAGCAATTCCGCATTAATACTATCAAAATCGAGGGAAATGAAACCGCAGACAGCACCCTCATTTTGCTCAACAGTGGTCTGATACGAAGCAGTTACGTTTCGGGTGATAATATTCAACGGGCGATCCGAAATTTGTGGCAGTTGAATATTTTTTCCAACGTTCAGGTGTTGGCAGAACGCCAGTCCGGAAATAATATCGATCTGATCATCCGCGTTGAGGAATATCCGCGATTGGAAGGTTGGACCGTCGTCGGAAACGATAAGCTGAAGAAAAAAGAAATCGATAAAGAGATCGGTTTTTACCGGGGAATGGTGTTCACGCCGTTTGCGGTGTATAAAGCCCAGCGCGATCTCGTCAAAAAATATAAGGATGAAGGCTATTTGCTGGCAACGGTGAGTATCGATACATCCTTTTCTGAAAATGACCGCGTCATTGCCAACCTGAATGTGAAGGAAGGCAAAAAAGTGCAGATCAAGCGTATCCAGGTGCTCGGTGCAGAGGAACTGGATCCCAAAGATTTGCGCAAATCGTTTAAAGAAATCAAAGAAAAACGCTGGTGGCGCGGCGCGGATTTCGATCGCGAAAAATATGAAACGGATCAGCAAAATTTGCTGGCGTTTTGCCGCAAAAACGGCTTCCGCGATGCCGAGATTGTCCGCGATTCCATTTATTACAGTGAAGACAAACGCGATTTATTTATCGATGTATATATTGAAGAAGGCCGCCGTTATTACTTTGGCGATGTTTCCTTCGAAGGTAACACGGTTTTTACTGAGCCGATCTTGCGCACCCAACTGCTGTTTGAAAAAGGTGACATCTACAATCAGGAAGATTTCGAAAAAAGCATCCGAGAAAATATCCAGAACCTCTATTACAACCAGGGCTATTTGTTTGCTAACATTTTGCCGTTGGAAGTGCCTGTCAGTGAAGATACGGTAGATATCAAAATTCGTATCAACGAAGGCAATGTGGTGCGGATTAAAGAAATCATTGTAAAGGGCAACACCAAAACCAACGAAAAAGTGGTTCGTCGCGAATTCAAGATTTTTCCCGGCGATGTGTTCAACCGCAGCAAACTGGAACGCAGTGTCCGCGATGTGTGGGTGCTGAATTATTTTGCGAACGTTGTGCCGGATGTAAAACTGTTGCCGGATGACGAAGAGCACGTAAACCTCGAAGTAACCATCGAAGAACGTTCCACAGACACCGCCAACATGAGCGCCGGTTACAGCCAGCGCGACGGGTTTATCGGTAGTGTCGGATTTTCACTGAATAATTTTTCGCTGAAACGCCCGCTTACCGGCGGCGACGGCCAGCGATTGACATTCCAGTGGGATTTCGGACGATACTACCGCAACCTCTCGCTCAGTTTTATTGAACCGTGGACATTTGGCAGCACAACGCTCACCGGTTTTTCAATTTTCAGCACGCGATACAACGGCTCTTTCCGTCCGTGGGATGGGGAAGAACGCGGTGGTTCGGTTCAATTGGGACGCCGTTTCCGCTGGCCGGACAACTACTTTCGCGGTGACTGGATTTTGCGAATTGCCGAAAACCGCATTCTGGAAGTACGCAACGAAGAACTGCTGAACCGCTTTCTTTTCGCTAGAGAAAACTCGATGCAGATCAGTTTAACGCAAGTTATCCGGCGGGATAGCCGGAACCGTCCGGAATTCCCGACAGCCGGTTCCGTGTTCAACTTGCGCACCAAACTCGCCGGCGGTCCGCTGCAGGGTGATGAAGATTTTATCAAAAATGATTTCACGCTGGAATGGTATGTGCCCATGAAATACGGGCTGGTATTTTTCCTCGAAAACCGCATGGCATCAATTGCTGGTCTCACCAAAGGCTATTACATCAACCCGAACGAACTCTTTTTTATGGGTGGCTCCGGGCTTGGTTTTTCCGAATCGTTGCGCGGATATGACGACGGGCGGGTTGGACCCACTTCCGGTGGTACCGCAATGGCGCGTTTCACAGCGGAAGTGCGCTTTCCCATCGCACCAAATCCCACTATTTTTGGTCTGATGTTTATGGAAGCCGGAAATGTTTGGGATAATTTTTCAGAAGCCGATTTTTCCACCCTGAAACGGTCAATCGGTTTTGGCGCGCGTTTGTTTATGCCGTTACTTGGCATCATCGGTGTTGACTTCGGCTATGGATACGACTATTACGACAATTTAGGAAATCGAAAAGGTGACTGGAAAGTCCACTTCAAATTCGGACAATTTTAA